In Hyphomicrobiaceae bacterium, the following are encoded in one genomic region:
- the nth gene encoding endonuclease III has protein sequence MSRKLSEKLSVRSRQHPSSKNKAKASQPKRGRSGALTAKDVEAIFAAFARKNPEPKGELEHSNPYTLLVAVVLSAQATDAGVNKATRELFRLADTPAKMIALGEAKVRDLIKTIGLYRNKAKNVIALSEKLNLEHGGKVPADRDLLETLPGVGRKTANVVMNVAFGEPTMAVDTHVFRVANRIGLSNGKTPLAVEEDLLRIIPAKYALHAHHWLILHGRYLCKARAPECWRCPIISYCRFEPKSEFRAKPRPAEKG, from the coding sequence ATGTCGCGCAAACTCTCAGAAAAGCTATCCGTCCGAAGCAGACAACACCCGTCCTCCAAAAACAAGGCTAAAGCCTCGCAGCCTAAACGCGGCCGCAGCGGTGCCCTGACGGCCAAGGACGTAGAAGCGATCTTTGCCGCGTTCGCCCGCAAAAACCCGGAGCCGAAGGGCGAATTGGAGCACTCGAACCCCTACACACTCTTGGTTGCCGTCGTCCTTTCCGCGCAGGCCACGGATGCTGGAGTCAACAAAGCCACCCGCGAATTGTTCCGTCTGGCCGACACACCGGCCAAGATGATCGCACTCGGCGAAGCCAAGGTACGTGACCTCATCAAGACCATAGGGCTTTATCGGAACAAGGCAAAAAACGTTATCGCACTGTCTGAGAAATTAAATCTGGAGCACGGCGGCAAAGTGCCCGCCGATCGCGACCTTCTGGAAACCCTTCCCGGCGTGGGGCGCAAGACCGCGAATGTGGTGATGAACGTTGCATTCGGCGAGCCGACAATGGCCGTCGATACGCACGTCTTTCGCGTGGCCAACCGCATCGGCCTGTCGAATGGCAAAACGCCGCTCGCCGTCGAGGAGGATCTTCTGCGGATCATTCCAGCCAAGTACGCGCTTCACGCACACCACTGGCTGATCCTGCACGGTCGCTATCTCTGCAAAGCACGCGCCCCAGAATGCTGGCGTTGCCCGATCATTTCGTACTGTCGTTTCGAGCCGAAATCAGAGTTCAGGGCCAAGCCGCGGCCTGCTGAGAAAGGCTAG
- the pstA gene encoding phosphate ABC transporter permease PstA: protein MSDLTTTTSPAHTPRTRDPKKAAFLRKRYRAEARYRSYGMISLTISTLFLVALMSNILATAWPAFWTHSLVVDVPLQADVIDPENKRSEDVLRAADYMAVTRNALEQALPGIEGRAPRKTLRELLSSGASDDVRATVLADPDLIGKTVKMPLLLADDADLYMKGAETGITHLTTLGTATPSAATGDVTVISTGKDFAPLLAEIKSDLTQRAIELRKRADRIEARTGDKTAEPVVQLRSEADEFQKRADAASLEEDLDGNVPSVMVEINGGVVKATKLSESVISGEAYIPLKSTDAAAPGAWRIATYTTPESSRAVGDRKVAFLDHLASAGLIQKSFNWRFFTSGDSREPELAGIRGAVVGSILTLLVTLGLCLPIGVLAAIYLEEFAPKNRLTDFIEININNLAAVPSIVFGLLGLAVFLNFFGFPRSAPLVGGLVLALLVLPTIIISARAALRAVPPSIREGALGIGASKQQAIFHHVLPLATPGIMTGSIIGMAHALGETAPLLMIGMVAFIVDVPKSLTEAATVLPVQIYLWSDLPEVAFKYKTAAAIVVLLVILFLMNGAAIWLRRRFERRW, encoded by the coding sequence ATGAGTGACCTCACCACAACAACTAGCCCGGCGCACACACCGCGCACGCGGGATCCGAAGAAAGCGGCGTTCTTGCGCAAGCGGTACCGCGCGGAAGCACGCTATCGCAGTTACGGCATGATTTCGCTGACGATCTCGACGCTCTTTCTCGTCGCCTTGATGAGCAACATCCTGGCGACGGCGTGGCCGGCATTCTGGACTCATTCTCTCGTTGTGGACGTTCCGCTGCAGGCGGACGTCATAGATCCGGAAAACAAGCGTTCCGAAGACGTCCTGCGCGCCGCCGACTACATGGCTGTCACGCGCAACGCGCTGGAGCAGGCTTTGCCAGGCATCGAAGGCCGGGCGCCGCGCAAGACGTTGCGTGAATTGTTGAGCTCAGGCGCTTCCGACGACGTTCGCGCAACGGTCCTCGCAGATCCGGATCTCATCGGCAAGACGGTCAAGATGCCATTGCTTCTTGCGGACGACGCCGATCTTTACATGAAGGGCGCGGAGACCGGCATCACGCATTTGACGACTCTAGGCACCGCCACGCCGAGTGCTGCGACCGGCGATGTGACGGTGATATCGACAGGTAAGGACTTCGCGCCTCTGCTTGCGGAGATCAAGAGCGACCTCACCCAGCGTGCGATCGAACTGCGCAAGCGCGCCGATCGCATCGAAGCGCGTACCGGAGATAAGACCGCCGAGCCCGTTGTTCAGTTGCGCTCGGAAGCCGACGAGTTCCAAAAACGCGCAGATGCAGCAAGCCTTGAAGAAGATTTAGACGGAAACGTCCCGAGTGTGATGGTGGAGATCAACGGCGGCGTTGTGAAGGCCACCAAACTGTCGGAAAGCGTCATCTCGGGCGAAGCCTACATTCCGCTCAAGTCGACGGATGCCGCCGCTCCAGGAGCATGGCGCATCGCGACCTACACCACGCCGGAGTCGAGCCGCGCCGTCGGCGACCGCAAAGTGGCGTTCCTCGATCACCTTGCCAGCGCGGGTCTGATCCAGAAATCGTTCAACTGGCGTTTCTTTACGTCGGGTGACAGCCGCGAGCCCGAGCTCGCCGGTATCCGCGGCGCAGTCGTCGGCTCGATCCTCACATTGCTCGTCACTTTAGGGCTTTGCCTTCCGATCGGTGTCCTCGCGGCGATCTACCTTGAAGAGTTCGCGCCTAAGAATAGGCTCACCGATTTCATCGAGATCAACATCAACAACCTCGCGGCGGTACCCTCCATCGTGTTCGGTCTGCTCGGGCTTGCGGTGTTTTTGAACTTCTTTGGTTTCCCGCGGTCTGCCCCGCTCGTCGGCGGGTTGGTGCTGGCCTTGCTGGTGCTGCCGACTATCATCATCTCAGCGCGCGCAGCGTTGCGCGCTGTCCCGCCCTCCATTCGCGAAGGCGCGCTCGGGATCGGCGCATCCAAGCAGCAGGCGATTTTCCATCACGTTTTGCCGCTGGCTACGCCCGGCATCATGACAGGCAGCATCATCGGCATGGCGCACGCCTTAGGTGAGACCGCGCCGCTGCTGATGATCGGCATGGTGGCGTTCATTGTCGATGTACCCAAGAGTTTGACGGAAGCGGCAACTGTTCTTCCGGTACAGATCTACCTTTGGTCGGATCTTCCCGAAGTTGCCTTCAAATACAAAACGGCAGCGGCCATCGTTGTGCTGCTTGTCATCCTGTTCCTCATGAATGGCGCTGCCATATGGTTGCGCCGCCGCTTCGAGCGGCGCTGGTAA
- a CDS encoding VOC family protein: MAKMVHSMIRVMDEARSVAFYEKSFGLKVADRLDFPDFTLVYLSNPETGFELELTVNKGRADAYDLGNGYGHLAVVVDDLPTEHKRIASAGYTPGDIKHMSFEGKPLASFFFIQDPDGYKIEVLQKGGRFH; the protein is encoded by the coding sequence ATGGCAAAGATGGTCCACTCGATGATCCGCGTGATGGATGAAGCCCGCTCGGTGGCATTTTATGAGAAATCGTTTGGCCTCAAGGTCGCTGACCGCTTGGACTTCCCCGACTTCACTCTGGTCTATCTGAGCAACCCGGAGACGGGCTTCGAACTCGAACTCACGGTCAACAAGGGCCGTGCGGACGCTTACGATCTCGGCAACGGCTACGGCCATCTCGCCGTAGTCGTCGATGATCTTCCCACCGAGCACAAACGGATCGCATCCGCCGGATACACGCCGGGCGACATCAAGCACATGTCCTTTGAGGGCAAGCCGCTCGCCAGCTTTTTCTTCATCCAGGATCCGGACGGCTACAAGATCGAGGTTCTGCAGAAGGGTGGCCGCTTCCACTAA
- a CDS encoding helix-turn-helix domain-containing protein, whose translation MRPIAHPSLSEITLPYVLYALSDPIRLEIVRRLKAAGEELSCADATGAVLPKSTMSFHFKALREAGLIRTRQEGRTKFNEIHPGFEKRFPGLLKAILAQVKD comes from the coding sequence ATGCGCCCAATCGCCCACCCTTCGCTGAGTGAAATTACCTTGCCGTATGTGCTCTATGCGCTGAGCGATCCGATACGGCTGGAAATTGTCCGCCGTTTGAAGGCGGCAGGTGAGGAACTGAGCTGCGCTGATGCGACAGGGGCGGTGCTGCCTAAATCGACGATGTCATTCCACTTCAAGGCACTGCGTGAAGCAGGATTGATCCGCACACGACAGGAAGGCCGAACCAAGTTCAACGAGATACACCCAGGATTTGAAAAACGCTTCCCGGGGTTGCTCAAGGCGATCCTGGCCCAGGTCAAGGACTGA
- a CDS encoding PstS family phosphate ABC transporter substrate-binding protein — protein sequence MTKIIARAAAVAVAVTSFTGIAMARDQIRIVGSSTVYPFTTAVAEQFGKANGGKTPIVESTGTGGGMKIFCEGVGEDKADATNASRRIKKSEFELCAKNGVTEIVEIKVGIDGLTVAQSKQGPAIKLTRKQLFQALAEQVPDKDGKLVANPYKNWSDIDPALPNVKIEVLGPPPTSGTRDSFHELIMEKGADEFDSLKALKKEDSKAFDAVWKSMRKDGAYIEAGENDNVIVQKLEANNNAFGIFGFSFLEENTAKLKGVPIEGVEPTYDNISSGKYKGARDLYIYIKKAHVGVIPGLDKFVAEYVSDKALGADGYLADKGLVTLPKGALDSVKKTASSMEPLKGDDLH from the coding sequence ATGACTAAAATTATCGCCCGCGCGGCGGCTGTCGCAGTTGCTGTGACCTCCTTCACTGGCATCGCAATGGCTCGCGATCAGATCCGCATTGTCGGCTCTTCGACTGTCTATCCCTTTACGACCGCAGTTGCGGAACAGTTCGGCAAGGCCAATGGCGGCAAGACGCCGATCGTGGAATCGACCGGCACCGGCGGCGGCATGAAGATTTTTTGTGAGGGTGTCGGCGAGGACAAGGCCGACGCGACGAACGCTTCGCGCCGGATCAAGAAATCGGAATTCGAGCTATGCGCCAAGAACGGCGTAACCGAGATCGTCGAGATCAAGGTCGGAATCGACGGCCTGACGGTGGCCCAATCCAAGCAGGGCCCGGCCATCAAACTGACACGCAAGCAGCTTTTTCAGGCGCTGGCCGAGCAGGTTCCCGATAAGGACGGCAAGCTCGTCGCCAACCCCTACAAGAACTGGTCGGACATCGACCCGGCCCTTCCGAACGTCAAAATCGAAGTTCTTGGACCTCCGCCCACCTCGGGCACGCGCGACAGCTTCCACGAGCTGATCATGGAGAAGGGCGCCGACGAGTTCGACAGCTTGAAGGCTCTCAAGAAGGAAGATTCCAAGGCTTTCGATGCGGTCTGGAAGTCGATGCGCAAGGATGGCGCCTACATCGAAGCAGGTGAGAACGACAACGTGATCGTTCAGAAGCTCGAAGCCAACAATAACGCCTTTGGTATCTTTGGTTTCTCGTTCCTGGAAGAGAATACCGCGAAGCTCAAAGGCGTTCCGATCGAGGGCGTCGAGCCGACCTACGACAACATTTCGAGCGGCAAGTACAAAGGTGCCCGCGATCTCTACATCTACATCAAGAAGGCGCACGTCGGTGTGATCCCCGGCCTCGACAAGTTCGTTGCCGAGTACGTCTCCGACAAGGCTCTTGGTGCAGATGGCTATCTGGCCGACAAGGGTCTCGTGACCCTGCCCAAGGGTGCGTTGGATAGCGTGAAAAAGACCGCCAGCTCCATGGAGCCGCTCAAGGGTGACGACCTGCACTAA
- a CDS encoding ATP-binding protein, translating to MKFTGALWPAAAAAGLAVISRMAGWPDALGTGLAGVAAGMAIGTYWQARLDRPGPKKENVESVASRSMDNLASVIGLIELPAIAFDDSSCAVAFNTLASDLFPNLEKGQPLSRISRHPDFLGAVALVYSDGLPRVVEIVDHLPNGRRLRANVAPLQLSGPGGRNAKILVQFRDLSEKDRLAQMRSDFIANASHELRTPLSSLRGFIETLEGPASEDAEARRRFLSIMSAQASRMTRILDDLLSLSRIEMRVHVPPTGNVSMGPVLKEVCQGLEPLAQNAGITLNFEKPKTEFHVRGERDELVQVFQNLIQNAIKYGRRGGRVDVTLFKDDTASPQRPRVLATVTDDGPGIAAEHLPRLTERFYRVDTATSREKGGTGLGLAIVKHILNRHRGDLKISSEVGKGSKFTVTLDLMKSKYDI from the coding sequence TTGAAGTTTACGGGAGCACTTTGGCCAGCGGCTGCGGCAGCAGGTTTGGCGGTGATTTCTAGAATGGCCGGCTGGCCGGATGCTCTGGGGACAGGGCTGGCAGGCGTGGCGGCTGGAATGGCCATCGGCACGTACTGGCAAGCACGGCTGGATCGACCCGGACCCAAGAAAGAGAATGTGGAGTCGGTGGCCAGCCGCTCCATGGACAATCTCGCCAGCGTCATCGGTCTCATCGAGCTGCCAGCAATTGCGTTCGACGATAGCTCTTGTGCGGTGGCTTTTAACACCTTGGCCAGCGATCTGTTTCCCAACCTGGAGAAAGGCCAGCCGTTGTCGCGCATCAGCCGGCATCCGGATTTTCTCGGCGCGGTTGCGCTGGTTTACAGCGACGGATTGCCCCGCGTGGTCGAGATCGTCGATCATCTCCCCAACGGCCGACGGCTGCGCGCCAACGTGGCGCCTTTGCAGCTGTCCGGGCCAGGCGGGCGAAACGCCAAGATTTTGGTGCAGTTTCGCGACCTTTCCGAAAAAGATCGTCTTGCCCAGATGCGGTCGGACTTCATCGCCAACGCCTCACACGAATTGCGCACGCCGCTGTCTTCCTTGAGGGGCTTCATCGAGACGCTGGAGGGGCCCGCGAGCGAGGACGCCGAAGCGCGCAGACGCTTTTTGTCGATTATGAGCGCGCAGGCATCACGCATGACACGCATCCTCGACGATTTGCTGTCGCTGAGCCGGATCGAGATGCGCGTGCACGTCCCGCCGACAGGCAACGTTTCCATGGGGCCTGTGTTGAAAGAAGTCTGTCAGGGTCTGGAACCGCTTGCGCAAAATGCTGGCATTACTCTCAATTTCGAGAAGCCGAAGACAGAGTTTCATGTGCGTGGGGAACGCGACGAACTCGTTCAGGTATTTCAAAACCTGATACAGAACGCGATTAAGTACGGACGCAGAGGAGGTCGCGTCGACGTCACCCTCTTCAAGGACGATACGGCAAGTCCCCAGCGACCTCGTGTGCTGGCGACCGTTACCGACGACGGGCCGGGCATTGCCGCCGAGCATCTGCCGCGGCTTACGGAACGGTTTTACCGGGTCGACACAGCCACGAGCCGCGAAAAGGGCGGAACAGGGCTCGGCCTTGCCATCGTCAAGCACATCCTCAATCGACACAGAGGCGATTTGAAGATTTCCAGCGAGGTAGGCAAGGGCTCAAAATTCACCGTTACCCTCGATCTCATGAAGTCAAAATATGATATATAA
- the pstB gene encoding phosphate ABC transporter ATP-binding protein PstB — protein sequence MNMSVSVALPRETRQLGHRAVKVVASDVNVHYGEKHALKNVSIEIPERSVTAFIGPSGCGKSTFLRCINRMNDTVASARVSGKILIDGEDIYDPAIDPVELRSRVGMVFQKPNPFPKSIYENVAYGPRIHALASSKAELDQIVEQSLRKASLWEEVKDRLNDSGTGLSGGQQQRLCIARTIAIDPEIILMDEPCSALDPIATARIEELMEELRQKFTIIIVTHSMQQAARVSQRTAFFHLGTLVEEGETTAIFTNPKDQRTQDYITGRFG from the coding sequence ATGAACATGTCCGTTTCAGTGGCTCTGCCGCGCGAGACCAGGCAATTGGGGCATCGCGCCGTCAAGGTCGTCGCCTCCGACGTCAACGTTCACTATGGCGAAAAGCACGCTTTGAAGAACGTATCCATCGAAATCCCGGAACGTTCGGTGACGGCATTCATCGGGCCGTCGGGTTGTGGCAAGTCGACCTTCCTGCGCTGCATAAATCGTATGAACGATACGGTCGCTTCTGCGCGCGTCTCCGGCAAGATCCTGATCGACGGCGAGGACATCTACGATCCCGCAATCGATCCGGTTGAACTTCGGTCTCGGGTGGGCATGGTTTTTCAAAAGCCCAATCCGTTTCCCAAGTCGATCTATGAGAATGTGGCCTATGGCCCGCGCATTCATGCGCTCGCGTCCAGCAAGGCGGAACTCGATCAAATCGTCGAGCAAAGCCTGCGGAAGGCGAGCCTGTGGGAGGAGGTGAAGGATCGGTTGAACGATTCCGGCACCGGACTTTCGGGTGGCCAGCAGCAGCGGTTATGCATCGCGCGCACCATCGCGATAGATCCGGAAATAATTTTGATGGATGAGCCCTGCTCCGCGCTCGATCCGATCGCCACCGCGCGCATCGAAGAGCTGATGGAAGAGCTGCGCCAGAAGTTCACGATCATCATCGTCACGCACTCGATGCAGCAGGCTGCTCGCGTTTCTCAGCGAACGGCATTCTTCCATCTGGGAACGCTTGTCGAGGAAGGGGAGACGACCGCGATCTTCACCAATCCGAAGGACCAACGCACTCAGGACTACATCACCGGCCGTTTCGGCTGA
- a CDS encoding DUF2244 domain-containing protein, with protein sequence MDENTPAVQSNQQQFVLHPHRSLTPRGFLILMAGIGLISFVAGVMFVMIGAWPVTGFFGLDVALVYFAFKLNFRSGRMYETIDITPQTLTLTRVDPAGRRQRFDFNASWVRVRLTQDAADGRNSLRLSLHGREVTFAKFLTDDERLELAPALNAAIVSVRGSQI encoded by the coding sequence ATGGACGAAAACACACCAGCAGTGCAATCGAACCAACAACAATTCGTATTACATCCTCACAGGTCGCTGACCCCGCGTGGCTTTCTTATCCTCATGGCCGGGATCGGTCTCATCAGCTTCGTGGCCGGTGTGATGTTCGTGATGATTGGGGCGTGGCCGGTCACCGGGTTCTTCGGGCTTGACGTTGCGTTGGTCTATTTCGCGTTCAAGCTGAATTTCCGCTCTGGGCGAATGTACGAGACTATCGACATCACGCCTCAAACCTTGACGTTGACCCGTGTTGATCCAGCCGGTCGACGCCAGAGGTTCGACTTCAACGCATCTTGGGTTCGCGTGCGCCTCACGCAGGATGCCGCAGATGGGCGCAATTCCCTACGCCTTTCGTTGCATGGCCGCGAAGTGACCTTTGCGAAATTTCTCACCGATGATGAGCGTCTGGAACTGGCGCCCGCGCTCAATGCAGCGATTGTATCCGTGCGCGGTTCGCAAATCTGA
- the hisF gene encoding imidazole glycerol phosphate synthase subunit HisF produces the protein MTLKVRIIPCLDVKDGRVVKGINFVDLIDAGDPVEAAAAYDAAGADELCFLDITASHEDRDNIFDIVERTAERCFMPLTVGGGVRTVDDIRKLLEAGADKVSINTAAVFNRQFVKEASEKFGAQCIVVAIDAKRVSAEGDPPRWEIFTHGGRKPTGIDAVAYAKEVVALGAGEILLTSMDRDGTKAGFDIGLTRAISDAVAVPVIASGGVGTLEHLVEGVRDGHASAVLAASIFHFGTYSIGEAKAHMAEAGLPMRLDNEADC, from the coding sequence ATGACCCTGAAAGTGCGCATCATCCCCTGCCTGGACGTGAAAGATGGCCGTGTCGTCAAGGGCATCAACTTCGTTGATCTCATCGATGCGGGCGATCCGGTAGAGGCGGCCGCCGCCTACGACGCGGCAGGGGCTGACGAGCTGTGCTTCCTCGATATCACCGCCAGCCACGAGGACCGGGACAACATTTTCGATATCGTGGAGCGAACGGCGGAACGCTGCTTCATGCCTCTCACCGTCGGCGGCGGCGTGCGTACGGTGGACGACATCCGCAAATTGCTGGAAGCGGGCGCGGATAAGGTCTCGATCAACACCGCCGCCGTGTTCAACCGGCAGTTTGTCAAGGAGGCGTCGGAAAAGTTCGGCGCGCAATGCATCGTGGTCGCCATCGATGCCAAGAGGGTTTCCGCTGAAGGTGATCCACCGCGCTGGGAGATCTTTACCCATGGCGGGCGCAAGCCAACGGGTATCGACGCAGTTGCCTATGCGAAGGAAGTTGTTGCGCTTGGCGCGGGCGAGATCTTACTGACGTCGATGGATCGCGATGGCACCAAGGCGGGATTCGATATCGGTCTGACCCGTGCGATATCGGACGCCGTTGCGGTTCCGGTGATTGCATCGGGCGGCGTCGGCACTCTGGAGCACCTCGTCGAAGGTGTGCGCGACGGCCATGCCAGTGCGGTGCTGGCCGCCTCAATCTTTCACTTCGGAACCTATTCGATCGGCGAAGCCAAGGCGCACATGGCTGAAGCGGGGCTGCCCATGCGCCTCGATAATGAGGCGGATTGCTAG
- the pstC gene encoding phosphate ABC transporter permease subunit PstC, whose product MTAYYLLAMAVLTVAGFFVARTRAVSVAGGRPSVLHSLPQYHGLYASVLVLASMMALLALGEPLIDWLAQEAALKGLPADVTGDAMRSQAVLRDIANVVSGSFSSADKPELAAAAEAYGHVKTIGSWGLLVAGLALGAGALMFGSSRVSRSFRARNAFERAVEIILMACAAIAILTTVGILFSLIGETYRFFFDPSIKGKPGVLDFLFGTDWNPQAAMRADQGSFSTAYGFVPLLTGTLLITMIALLVAGPLGLFSAIYLAEYASPKTRAIFKPVLEILAGIPTVVLGFFAALTVAPYIRGWGEYFGLDIASESALAAGLVMGMMIIPFISSLSDDVINAVPQSMRDGAYALGATKSEAIKQVVLPAALPGIVAAFMLAISRAIGETMIVVMAAGLAANLTFNPLEAVTTITVQIKTILVGDQEFDSAKTLAAFALGFVLFFITLALNFIALKVVRRYREQYE is encoded by the coding sequence ATGACGGCCTACTATCTTCTGGCCATGGCAGTGTTAACCGTAGCGGGCTTCTTCGTTGCGCGCACGCGGGCGGTCTCGGTCGCTGGTGGCCGCCCTTCGGTGCTGCATTCGCTGCCGCAATATCACGGCCTTTATGCTTCCGTTCTTGTTCTCGCGTCCATGATGGCGCTGCTGGCCTTAGGCGAGCCGCTGATAGATTGGCTGGCCCAGGAAGCGGCGCTGAAGGGCCTCCCGGCCGACGTCACCGGCGATGCCATGCGCAGCCAAGCGGTCTTGCGCGATATCGCAAATGTCGTTTCCGGCAGTTTCTCAAGTGCAGATAAGCCGGAGCTCGCTGCCGCGGCCGAGGCCTACGGTCACGTCAAAACGATCGGATCGTGGGGATTGCTGGTGGCGGGTCTCGCGCTCGGCGCGGGGGCCTTGATGTTCGGTTCGTCGCGGGTGTCGCGCAGCTTTCGCGCGCGAAACGCTTTCGAACGTGCTGTCGAAATCATTTTGATGGCATGTGCGGCCATCGCGATTCTCACGACGGTCGGCATTCTTTTCTCGTTGATTGGCGAGACCTATCGCTTCTTTTTCGATCCTTCGATCAAGGGAAAGCCCGGGGTGCTCGATTTTCTTTTCGGCACCGATTGGAACCCGCAGGCTGCCATGCGCGCCGATCAGGGCAGCTTCTCCACGGCATACGGATTCGTGCCGCTGCTGACGGGCACCCTGCTGATCACCATGATCGCCCTGCTCGTGGCGGGGCCTCTGGGGCTGTTCTCTGCGATCTATTTGGCCGAATACGCCAGCCCGAAGACGCGCGCGATCTTCAAACCAGTGCTTGAAATTCTAGCTGGCATTCCAACCGTGGTGCTCGGGTTCTTCGCCGCGCTCACCGTAGCGCCCTACATTCGCGGCTGGGGTGAATACTTCGGTCTCGACATCGCATCAGAGAGCGCGCTCGCGGCCGGTCTCGTCATGGGCATGATGATCATTCCGTTCATCTCTTCGCTGTCCGACGACGTCATCAACGCTGTGCCGCAGTCCATGCGCGATGGCGCCTATGCTCTTGGGGCGACGAAGTCCGAAGCCATCAAGCAGGTTGTGCTTCCTGCCGCGCTTCCGGGTATCGTAGCAGCCTTCATGCTCGCCATCAGTCGCGCCATTGGCGAAACCATGATCGTCGTCATGGCAGCTGGTCTGGCTGCGAACCTGACGTTCAACCCGCTTGAAGCGGTGACGACGATTACCGTTCAGATCAAGACTATTCTCGTCGGTGATCAGGAGTTCGATAGCGCCAAGACGCTGGCCGCGTTCGCGCTGGGCTTCGTGTTGTTCTTCATCACACTGGCCTTGAACTTCATCGCGCTCAAGGTGGTTCGGAGGTATCGCGAACAATATGAGTGA
- the leuD gene encoding 3-isopropylmalate dehydratase small subunit: MEKFTVLNGVAAPLPLRNIDTDMIIPKQFLKTIKRTGLGKSLFFEMRYDPASGKEVSDFVLNKPQYRKAQILVTGDNFGCGSSREHAPWALLDFGIRCVIAPDFADIFYNNCFQNGILPIKLPQSDVDKLMDDAERGANATLTVDLEKQEIRGPDGGVIKFDIDPFRKHCLLNGLDNIGLTLEKVAAIKAYEEKAAATHPWL; this comes from the coding sequence ATGGAAAAGTTTACGGTCTTGAACGGTGTCGCAGCGCCCCTGCCCTTGCGCAACATCGATACCGACATGATCATTCCCAAGCAGTTCTTGAAGACCATCAAGCGCACCGGCCTCGGCAAGTCGCTGTTCTTCGAAATGCGGTATGATCCGGCGAGTGGCAAGGAGGTCTCAGACTTCGTCCTCAACAAGCCCCAATATCGCAAGGCCCAGATCCTTGTGACCGGCGACAACTTCGGTTGTGGCTCCTCACGAGAGCACGCGCCGTGGGCGCTTCTCGACTTCGGCATTCGCTGTGTGATCGCACCCGACTTCGCCGACATCTTCTACAACAACTGCTTCCAGAACGGCATTCTGCCCATCAAGCTTCCGCAGTCCGATGTCGACAAGCTGATGGACGACGCCGAACGCGGCGCCAACGCAACGCTGACCGTCGATCTGGAAAAGCAGGAGATCCGCGGTCCCGACGGCGGCGTGATCAAGTTCGATATCGATCCGTTCCGCAAGCACTGCCTGCTTAATGGCCTCGACAACATCGGCCTGACGCTGGAGAAGGTTGCAGCCATCAAGGCATATGAAGAGAAGGCGGCAGCCACCCACCCCTGGCTCTGA